Proteins encoded within one genomic window of Triticum aestivum cultivar Chinese Spring chromosome 2D, IWGSC CS RefSeq v2.1, whole genome shotgun sequence:
- the LOC123054743 gene encoding xyloglucan endotransglucosylase/hydrolase protein 9 isoform X2, giving the protein MAWWKNGALVAAASLAVAAVVCAGVAAAASKFDDVVQPSWANDHVLYEDDLLKLRLDSSSGGGFASKNRFLYGKATADLKLVPGDSAGVVTAFYLSSAGEKHNEFDFEFLGNVTGEPYLVQTNLYIDGVGNREQRIDLWFDPTADFHTYAVLWNPSQVVFLVDDTPIRVYDNKNASATKPKGHHRHPNATTTQAQTASAFPSPQPMAVYSSIWNADDWATRGGLVKTDWSHAPFVATFRDVRVEGCAWAANASDSDAGEVARCSGSSWGKEGRYWWKEKDMQELSVHQSHQLVWARAHHLVYDYCVDTDRFPVQPPECAGR; this is encoded by the exons ATGGCGTGGTGGAAGAACGGCGCATTGGTCGCCGCGGCGTCGCTCGCCGTGGCCGCGGTGGTGTGcgccggggtggcggcggcggcgagcaagttcGACGACGTGGTGCAGCCCAGCTGGGCCAACGACCACGTCCTCTACGAGGACGACCTCCTCAAGCTCCGCCTCGACAGCTCCTCCG GCGGCGGATTTGCGTCCAAGAACAGGTTCTTGTACGGCAAGGCGACCGCGGATCTGAAGCTCGTGCCGGGGGACTCCGCTGGCGTCGTCACTGCTTTCTAT CTGTCGTCGGCGGGGGAGAAGCACAACGAGTTCGACTTCGAGTTCCTGGGCAACGTCACCGGCGAGCCGTACCTGGTGCAGACCAACCTGTACATCGACGGCGTGGGCAACCGGGAGCAGCGCATCGACCTCTGGTTCGACCCCACCGCCGACTTCCACACCTACGCCGTGCTCTGGAACCCCAGCCAGGTCGTCTTCCTCGTCGACGACACCCCCATCCGCGTCTACGACAACAAGAACGCCTCCGCCACCAAGCCCAAGGGCCACCACCGCCACCCCAACGCCACCACCACCCAGGCCCAAACGGCGTCCGCGTTCCCGTCGCCGCAGCCCATGGCCGTGTACAGCTCCATCTGGAACGCGGACGACTGGGCCACGCGCGGCGGGCTGGTCAAGACGGACTGGTCGCACGCGCCGTTCGTGGCCACGTTCCGGGACGTGCGCGTGGAGGGCTGCGCCTGGGCCGCCAACGCCTCCGACTcggacgccggcgaggtggcgcgcTGCAGCGGCAGCTCGTGGGGCAAGGAGGGCCGCTACTGGTGGAAGGAGAAGGACATGCAGGAGCTGTCCGTGCACCAGAGCCACCAGCTGGTGTGGGCGCGCGCGCACCACCTCGTCTACGACTACTGCGTCGACACCGATCGCTTCCCCGTCCAGCCGCCCGAGTGCGCCGGCCGCTGA
- the LOC123054743 gene encoding uncharacterized protein isoform X1 translates to MAWWKNGALVAAASLAVAAVVCAGVAAAASKFDDVVQPSWANDHVLYEDDLLKLRLDSSSGGGFASKNRFLYGKATADLKLVPGDSAGVVTAFYVTVVGGGEAQRVRLRVPGQRHRRAVPGADQPVHRRRGQPGAAHRPLVRPHRRLPHLRRALEPQPGRLPRRRHPHPRLRQQERLRHQAQGPPPPPQRHHHPGPNGVRVPVAAAHGRVQLHLERGRLGHARRAGQDGLVARAVRGHVPGRARGGLRLGRQRLRLGRRRGGALQRQLVGQGGPLLVEGEGHAGAVRAPEPPAGVGARAPPRLRLLRRHRSLPRPAARVRRPLIRRVVAGHLRRNLN, encoded by the exons ATGGCGTGGTGGAAGAACGGCGCATTGGTCGCCGCGGCGTCGCTCGCCGTGGCCGCGGTGGTGTGcgccggggtggcggcggcggcgagcaagttcGACGACGTGGTGCAGCCCAGCTGGGCCAACGACCACGTCCTCTACGAGGACGACCTCCTCAAGCTCCGCCTCGACAGCTCCTCCG GCGGCGGATTTGCGTCCAAGAACAGGTTCTTGTACGGCAAGGCGACCGCGGATCTGAAGCTCGTGCCGGGGGACTCCGCTGGCGTCGTCACTGCTTTCTATGTGA CTGTCGTCGGCGGGGGAGAAGCACAACGAGTTCGACTTCGAGTTCCTGGGCAACGTCACCGGCGAGCCGTACCTGGTGCAGACCAACCTGTACATCGACGGCGTGGGCAACCGGGAGCAGCGCATCGACCTCTGGTTCGACCCCACCGCCGACTTCCACACCTACGCCGTGCTCTGGAACCCCAGCCAGGTCGTCTTCCTCGTCGACGACACCCCCATCCGCGTCTACGACAACAAGAACGCCTCCGCCACCAAGCCCAAGGGCCACCACCGCCACCCCAACGCCACCACCACCCAGGCCCAAACGGCGTCCGCGTTCCCGTCGCCGCAGCCCATGGCCGTGTACAGCTCCATCTGGAACGCGGACGACTGGGCCACGCGCGGCGGGCTGGTCAAGACGGACTGGTCGCACGCGCCGTTCGTGGCCACGTTCCGGGACGTGCGCGTGGAGGGCTGCGCCTGGGCCGCCAACGCCTCCGACTcggacgccggcgaggtggcgcgcTGCAGCGGCAGCTCGTGGGGCAAGGAGGGCCGCTACTGGTGGAAGGAGAAGGACATGCAGGAGCTGTCCGTGCACCAGAGCCACCAGCTGGTGTGGGCGCGCGCGCACCACCTCGTCTACGACTACTGCGTCGACACCGATCGCTTCCCCGTCCAGCCGCCCGAGTGCGCCGGCCGCTGATCCGCCgcgtcgtcgccggccacctccGTCGGAATCTTAATTAG